One window from the genome of Pseudomonas sp. L5B5 encodes:
- a CDS encoding amidase, which produces MHPDSLNDATAMAQAFASGRTDPVQVLEQALALAEATPHVFISLCPIRARREAEAAAARWRDGQPLSLLDGVPLVWKDLFDVAGSITTAAAQVRRDAAPAKVDAPSVRQLCRAGLVSLGKTNLSEFAYSGLGLNPHFGTPINPHSDAQPRIPGGSSAGSAVAVAAGVVPIAMGTDTAGSIRIPAAFNGLVGYRASSRRHDREGVFPLAETLDSLGPLTRSVRDAWLIDGLLRGGDPRQLPLPRSLAGQRFWVDLQVLDDSRTQVAVRANLLVVIERLQQAGALVEQRPLHSLQATLQLIQEQGWLGAAEAFALHQPLLDSEYAEQLDPRVRRRLESARQMPASQLLRLYQARRQLQRQLQDELDGAVLITPTVAHVAPPLAPLEQDDELFARTNLATLRLTMPGSFLDMPGVALPSGRDAQGLPTGLLLSLPQGHDRQLLEAALALEAALPR; this is translated from the coding sequence ATGCACCCTGATTCGCTGAATGACGCCACGGCCATGGCACAAGCCTTTGCCTCGGGCCGCACCGATCCGGTCCAGGTCCTGGAGCAAGCCCTGGCGCTGGCCGAGGCAACGCCCCATGTGTTCATTTCTCTGTGCCCGATCCGGGCCCGGCGCGAAGCCGAGGCAGCTGCCGCCCGCTGGCGGGATGGCCAGCCGCTGAGCCTGCTGGATGGCGTGCCCCTGGTCTGGAAGGACCTGTTCGACGTGGCCGGCAGCATCACCACCGCCGCCGCCCAGGTACGCCGCGATGCAGCACCGGCCAAGGTCGATGCGCCCAGCGTGCGACAGCTGTGCCGGGCCGGGCTGGTCAGCCTGGGCAAGACCAACCTCAGCGAGTTCGCCTACTCCGGGCTCGGCCTGAACCCGCACTTCGGCACCCCGATCAATCCCCACAGCGATGCCCAGCCACGGATTCCCGGTGGCTCCTCGGCCGGTTCCGCGGTGGCGGTGGCGGCCGGTGTCGTGCCGATCGCCATGGGCACCGACACTGCCGGTTCGATCCGCATTCCCGCCGCCTTCAATGGCCTGGTGGGCTATCGCGCCTCGTCCCGGCGCCATGACCGCGAGGGCGTGTTTCCCCTGGCCGAAACCCTCGACAGCCTCGGGCCGCTGACTCGCAGCGTGCGCGATGCCTGGCTGATCGACGGGTTGTTGCGCGGTGGCGACCCCCGGCAATTACCGCTGCCCCGCAGCCTGGCCGGGCAACGCTTCTGGGTCGATCTGCAGGTGCTCGATGACAGCCGTACCCAGGTCGCGGTGCGGGCCAACCTGCTGGTGGTCATCGAACGCCTGCAACAGGCCGGGGCGCTGGTGGAGCAACGGCCGCTGCACAGTCTGCAAGCCACCTTGCAGCTGATCCAGGAGCAGGGCTGGCTCGGCGCCGCCGAAGCCTTTGCCCTGCACCAGCCCTTGCTCGACAGCGAGTACGCCGAGCAGCTCGATCCGCGGGTGCGCCGGCGCCTGGAAAGCGCCCGGCAGATGCCCGCCAGCCAGCTGCTGCGGCTGTACCAGGCGCGGCGCCAGCTGCAGCGCCAGCTGCAGGACGAACTGGACGGCGCAGTGCTGATCACCCCCACCGTGGCCCATGTGGCGCCGCCCCTGGCACCCCTGGAACAGGACGACGAGCTGTTTGCCCGGACCAACCTGGCGACCCTGCGCCTGACCATGCCCGGCAGCTTCCTCGACATGCCTGGGGTGGCCCTGCCCAGCGGCCGCGATGCCCAGGGCCTGCCCACCGGGCTGTTGCTGAGCCTGCCCCAGGGCCATGACCGGCAACTGCTGGAGGCTGCCCTGGCGCTGGAGGCGGCGCTGCCGCGCTAA
- a CDS encoding GntR family transcriptional regulator has translation MKAVSAEDPRTASRYAMIRQVLRDAILQGTALQGLVLLEAPLAELFGTSRVPVRKALDLLHGEGLISRFDGRGYLINPQGREIEPLRLPLSHAHLGLASDEELVDTRPLGERIYEELGSALSTCIAFGHFRLDEQAAAEHYGVSRAVVREALMRLRDRGLVEKEPYSQWLAGPLTAREVTEDYELRACLEPEALRQSAPGLGRERLEQMLERVTLAQQAEHCGLEALERLEEDLHQHCLGGLQNRKMAALIRQAQSPMIINRIFYRLLGIGADPAMLAEHRLILELLLHGAYDAAALNLREHLQRARQRMLQRLKVLSVLPEPELPGFLSKIS, from the coding sequence ATGAAAGCAGTGTCAGCAGAGGACCCGCGCACCGCATCGCGCTACGCCATGATCCGCCAGGTCTTGCGCGACGCTATCCTCCAGGGCACCGCCCTGCAGGGCCTGGTGCTGCTGGAAGCACCGCTGGCGGAACTGTTCGGCACCAGCCGAGTGCCGGTGCGCAAGGCCCTCGACCTGCTGCATGGCGAAGGCCTGATCAGCCGTTTTGACGGCCGCGGCTACCTGATCAACCCCCAGGGCCGGGAGATCGAACCGCTGCGCCTGCCCCTGAGCCATGCCCACCTGGGGCTGGCCAGCGACGAAGAACTGGTGGACACCCGGCCCCTGGGGGAACGGATCTACGAAGAACTGGGTAGCGCCCTCTCCACCTGCATCGCCTTCGGTCATTTTCGCCTCGACGAACAGGCCGCCGCCGAGCACTACGGCGTCAGCCGCGCGGTAGTCCGCGAGGCGCTGATGCGCCTGCGCGATCGCGGCCTGGTGGAAAAGGAGCCCTACTCCCAATGGCTGGCCGGGCCACTGACCGCCCGGGAAGTCACCGAGGACTACGAACTACGTGCCTGCCTGGAACCCGAGGCCCTGCGCCAGAGCGCCCCCGGCCTGGGTCGCGAACGGCTGGAACAGATGCTGGAACGGGTGACCCTGGCGCAGCAGGCCGAGCACTGTGGCCTGGAGGCCCTGGAACGCCTGGAGGAAGACCTGCACCAGCACTGCCTGGGCGGCTTGCAGAACCGCAAGATGGCGGCGCTGATCCGCCAGGCCCAGAGCCCGATGATCATCAATCGGATCTTCTACCGCCTGCTGGGCATCGGCGCCGACCCGGCGATGCTCGCCGAGCACCGGCTGATTCTCGAACTGCTGCTGCACGGCGCCTACGACGCTGCGGCCCTGAACCTTCGAGAACACCTGCAGCGCGCCCGCCAGCGCATGCTGCAACGCCTCAAGGTGCTGTCGGTGCTCCCGGAACCGGAGCTGCCGGGTTTCCTCAGCAAAATCAGCTGA
- a CDS encoding ribbon-helix-helix domain-containing protein — protein MCELYVKADPILYESRSRSLRICGVVTTLRLENQFWDILSEIAEVDGMTTNQLIAKLYEEVMDYRGEVVNFASFLRVSCTRYLSQRRNAAPDLSLVRLNR, from the coding sequence ATGTGCGAGCTGTACGTCAAAGCCGACCCGATTCTCTACGAATCCCGTTCCCGCTCGCTGCGCATCTGTGGCGTGGTCACCACCTTGCGCCTGGAAAACCAGTTCTGGGACATCCTCAGCGAGATCGCCGAAGTGGACGGCATGACCACCAACCAGCTGATTGCCAAACTGTATGAAGAAGTCATGGACTACCGCGGCGAAGTGGTGAATTTCGCCTCCTTCCTGCGGGTCAGCTGCACCCGCTACCTGAGCCAGCGGCGCAATGCCGCTCCAGACCTCAGTCTGGTTCGCCTGAACCGGTGA
- a CDS encoding DJ-1/PfpI family protein, giving the protein MAAKKILMLVGDYVEDYEVMVPFQALLMVGHHVHAVCPDKSAGQTVRTAIHDFEGDQTYSEKPGHLFALNFDFAQVKSSDYDALLIPGGRAPEYLRLNEKVLQLVKQFDQAGKPIAAVCHGAQLLAAAGILEGRECSAYPACAPEVRLAGGTYIDIPVTQGHVQGNLATAPAWPAHPSWLAGFLGLLGTKITL; this is encoded by the coding sequence ATGGCCGCGAAAAAGATCCTGATGCTGGTTGGCGACTACGTCGAAGACTACGAAGTGATGGTGCCGTTCCAGGCCCTGCTGATGGTCGGTCACCACGTGCATGCGGTGTGCCCCGACAAGAGCGCCGGGCAGACCGTGCGTACGGCGATCCACGACTTCGAGGGCGACCAGACCTATAGCGAAAAGCCGGGCCATCTGTTTGCCCTGAACTTCGATTTTGCCCAGGTGAAGTCCAGCGATTACGACGCCCTGCTGATCCCCGGTGGCCGTGCTCCGGAATACCTGCGCCTGAACGAAAAAGTGCTGCAACTGGTCAAGCAATTCGACCAGGCCGGCAAGCCGATTGCCGCGGTGTGCCACGGCGCGCAACTGCTGGCGGCGGCGGGCATCCTCGAAGGCCGCGAATGCAGCGCCTACCCGGCCTGCGCCCCGGAAGTGCGGTTGGCGGGAGGCACCTATATCGATATCCCGGTGACCCAAGGCCACGTCCAAGGCAACCTGGCCACCGCCCCGGCCTGGCCGGCGCACCCCAGCTGGCTGGCCGGTTTCCTGGGCCTGCTGGGCACCAAGATCACCCTATAG
- a CDS encoding DMT family transporter produces MSSRENTGMALGLLGVIIFSLTLPFTRIVVEQLHPLLNGLGRALFAAIPAALLLLWRREKWPTWKQVKGLSVVILGVILGFPVLSAWAMQTLPASHGALVNGLQPLCVALYAAWLSHERPSKAFWGCAALGSALVLGYALLSGAGSIQAGDLLMLGAIAVGGLGYAEGGRLAREMGGWQVICWALVLSTPLLIGPVWYLAAQHQGAISMRTWWAFGYVALFSQFLGFFAWYAGLAMGGIARVSQIQLLQIFFTIAFSALFFGEQVQPITWVFAVGVILTVVLGRNTAVRPAAPLPTPPASPQPR; encoded by the coding sequence ATGTCCTCACGCGAAAACACCGGCATGGCCCTCGGCCTGCTGGGTGTCATCATTTTCAGCCTGACCTTGCCCTTCACCCGGATCGTGGTGGAGCAACTGCACCCGTTGCTCAACGGCCTGGGACGGGCGCTGTTCGCGGCCATCCCGGCAGCCTTGCTGCTGCTCTGGCGCCGGGAGAAATGGCCAACCTGGAAACAGGTCAAGGGCCTGAGCGTGGTGATTCTCGGGGTGATCCTGGGCTTTCCGGTGCTGTCGGCCTGGGCCATGCAGACCCTGCCCGCGTCCCATGGCGCCCTGGTCAATGGCCTGCAGCCGCTGTGCGTGGCGCTGTATGCGGCGTGGCTGTCCCACGAGCGGCCGTCGAAGGCCTTCTGGGGCTGCGCGGCCCTGGGCAGTGCACTGGTGCTGGGTTATGCGTTGCTCAGCGGCGCGGGCAGCATCCAGGCCGGTGATTTGCTGATGCTCGGGGCGATTGCCGTAGGAGGCCTGGGTTATGCCGAAGGGGGCCGGCTGGCGCGGGAAATGGGCGGCTGGCAGGTGATCTGCTGGGCACTGGTGCTGTCCACGCCGCTGCTGATCGGCCCGGTGTGGTACCTGGCGGCGCAGCATCAGGGGGCGATTTCCATGAGGACCTGGTGGGCCTTCGGCTACGTTGCGCTGTTTTCCCAGTTCCTGGGATTTTTTGCCTGGTATGCCGGGCTGGCCATGGGCGGAATTGCCCGGGTGAGCCAGATCCAGCTGTTGCAGATCTTCTTCACCATCGCCTTTTCCGCCCTGTTCTTCGGTGAGCAGGTGCAGCCCATTACCTGGGTGTTCGCGGTGGGCGTGATCCTCACCGTGGTCCTGGGGCGCAACACCGCGGTGCGCCCCGCTGCACCGCTCCCCACTCCGCCGGCCAGCCCTCAGCCGAGGTAA
- a CDS encoding class I SAM-dependent methyltransferase translates to MSVTAPSARPAPDHHAQFLQWLETSLVQNAFIKLVLAKHVGAEADLQRLIIKQLTVKEQPCLSFVYRYKTRDIIKNFSLDEGIAAIAELLPASFKNAHLLTLTDEVQLEYSKKGKSSLFKGKPPTQRDVPSAEHNREKNRFLDLSRPFLADLGVTNKQHELIPAMSRKWKQINKFIEVFSHALGSSPISLEQPVRVADFGSGKGYLTFAIHDYLRNTLKVEGDVTGVELREDMVTLCNAAAQRLAHPGLVFKCGDVRSVAPSQLEVMIALHACDIATDYAIHTGIRSGAAIIMCSPCCHKQIRQQIQSPLLLKPMLQYGLHLGQQAEMVTDSLRALFLEACGYETKVFEFISLEHTNKNKMILAVKRADPVDPSQLLARIEELKAFYQISEHCLETLLKADGYLG, encoded by the coding sequence ATGTCCGTTACTGCCCCTTCCGCCCGGCCCGCGCCGGATCACCATGCCCAGTTCCTGCAATGGCTGGAGACCAGCCTGGTGCAAAACGCCTTCATCAAGCTGGTGCTGGCCAAGCACGTGGGGGCCGAGGCGGACCTGCAACGGCTGATCATCAAGCAGCTGACGGTCAAGGAGCAGCCGTGCCTGTCCTTCGTCTACCGCTACAAGACTCGCGACATCATCAAGAACTTCTCCCTGGACGAAGGCATTGCCGCTATCGCCGAGCTGCTGCCTGCGTCGTTCAAGAACGCCCACCTGCTGACCCTGACCGATGAGGTGCAGCTGGAATACAGCAAGAAGGGCAAGAGCTCGCTGTTCAAGGGCAAGCCGCCAACCCAGCGCGATGTACCGTCCGCCGAGCACAACCGGGAGAAGAATCGCTTCCTCGACCTCAGCCGGCCGTTCCTCGCCGACCTGGGGGTGACCAACAAGCAGCATGAGCTGATTCCGGCGATGTCGCGCAAGTGGAAGCAGATCAACAAGTTCATCGAGGTCTTCAGCCACGCCCTGGGCAGTTCGCCAATTAGCCTGGAACAGCCGGTGCGGGTGGCGGATTTCGGCTCCGGCAAGGGCTACCTGACCTTCGCCATCCACGACTACCTGCGCAACACCCTCAAGGTCGAGGGCGACGTCACCGGCGTCGAATTGCGCGAAGACATGGTGACCCTGTGCAACGCCGCCGCGCAGCGCCTTGCGCACCCGGGCCTGGTGTTCAAGTGCGGTGACGTGCGTAGCGTGGCCCCCAGCCAGCTGGAAGTGATGATCGCCCTGCATGCCTGCGACATCGCCACCGACTACGCGATCCACACCGGCATCCGCTCCGGCGCGGCGATCATCATGTGCTCGCCGTGCTGCCACAAGCAGATCCGCCAGCAGATCCAGAGCCCGCTGCTGCTCAAGCCGATGCTGCAATACGGCTTGCACCTGGGGCAGCAGGCGGAAATGGTCACCGACAGCCTGCGGGCGCTGTTCCTGGAAGCCTGCGGTTATGAAACCAAGGTCTTCGAGTTCATTTCCCTGGAGCACACCAACAAGAACAAGATGATTCTGGCGGTCAAGCGCGCCGATCCGGTGGACCCCAGCCAACTGCTGGCCAGGATCGAAGAGCTCAAGGCCTTCTACCAGATCAGCGAGCACTGCCTGGAAACCCTGCTCAAGGCCGACGGTTACCTCGGCTGA
- a CDS encoding TPM domain-containing protein, with protein MALLNEYEQRQVAEAIARVEQQTDAELVTVLAARADDYAYIPLLWASLLALVVPGLVHYITGWLNMHLLLLAQWATFIVLCLVFRLPWITTRLIPRSVRHWRASNLARRQFLEQNLHHTVGGTGVLIFVSEAERYVEILVDEGISRRLDDQRWDVIVRAFTRQVRQGQTLQGFLDCIEASGELLKEHVPLTQSRNELPNRLVVLN; from the coding sequence ATGGCATTACTGAATGAATATGAACAACGGCAAGTGGCCGAAGCCATTGCCCGGGTGGAACAGCAGACCGATGCCGAGCTGGTGACGGTGCTGGCCGCCCGGGCTGACGACTACGCCTATATCCCGCTGCTCTGGGCCAGCTTGCTGGCACTGGTGGTGCCGGGCCTGGTGCACTACATCACCGGCTGGCTGAACATGCACCTGTTGCTGCTGGCGCAGTGGGCGACCTTCATCGTGCTGTGCCTGGTGTTTCGCCTGCCGTGGATCACCACCCGGCTGATCCCGCGTTCGGTACGCCACTGGCGGGCCTCGAACCTCGCCCGACGGCAGTTCCTCGAGCAGAACCTGCACCACACCGTGGGCGGTACCGGGGTGCTGATCTTCGTCAGCGAGGCCGAGCGCTACGTGGAGATCCTGGTGGACGAAGGCATTTCCCGGCGCCTGGACGACCAGCGCTGGGACGTGATAGTCCGCGCCTTCACCCGGCAGGTGAGACAAGGCCAGACGCTGCAGGGCTTTCTCGATTGCATCGAGGCCAGCGGCGAACTGCTCAAGGAGCACGTGCCCCTGACCCAGTCGCGCAACGAGTTGCCCAATCGCCTGGTGGTGCTCAACTGA
- a CDS encoding TPM domain-containing protein, which translates to MRLYKIGLVLLLWVFAVSAQAELKFPALSGRVVDDAQLIEPTVRAQLTQQLAAHEKATGEQLVVVTLTDLQGTSIEDFGYQLGRHWGIGQKDKNNGALLIIARDERKLRIEVGYGLEDRLTDAQASVIINQVIAPAFKNGQFSKGIGDGVAAMLLVLGGTPLDEPATAYDTGQGSDRDDFVQRHPLLFIFLVLLFILGVMVAQALGFITTTSGRGGGGGGFGGGGFGGGSGGGGGFSGGGGSFGGGGSSGGW; encoded by the coding sequence ATGCGACTCTATAAAATCGGCCTGGTGCTGTTGCTCTGGGTCTTCGCGGTTTCGGCCCAGGCCGAACTGAAGTTCCCGGCCCTGAGCGGGCGGGTGGTGGATGATGCACAACTGATCGAGCCGACCGTGCGCGCCCAGTTGACCCAGCAACTGGCGGCCCACGAGAAGGCCACCGGCGAACAGCTGGTGGTGGTGACCCTCACGGACCTGCAAGGGACCAGCATCGAGGACTTCGGCTATCAGCTCGGGCGCCACTGGGGCATCGGCCAGAAGGACAAGAACAACGGGGCGCTGCTGATCATCGCCCGGGATGAGCGCAAGCTGCGCATCGAAGTGGGTTATGGCCTGGAAGATCGCCTGACCGACGCCCAGGCCTCGGTGATCATCAACCAGGTGATCGCCCCGGCGTTCAAGAACGGGCAGTTCAGCAAGGGGATCGGCGACGGTGTCGCGGCCATGCTCCTGGTGCTGGGCGGGACGCCTCTGGATGAACCGGCCACCGCCTATGACACGGGTCAAGGCAGTGACCGGGATGACTTTGTCCAGCGCCACCCGTTGCTGTTCATCTTCCTGGTGCTGCTGTTCATCCTGGGAGTCATGGTGGCGCAGGCCCTCGGTTTCATCACGACCACCAGCGGGCGCGGCGGCGGTGGCGGTGGCTTCGGGGGCGGCGGTTTTGGTGGCGGGTCCGGGGGCGGCGGTGGTTTCAGCGGTGGCGGTGGCAGCTTCGGCGGCGGTGGTTCGTCCGGTGGCTGGTAA